A window of the Archocentrus centrarchus isolate MPI-CPG fArcCen1 chromosome 9, fArcCen1, whole genome shotgun sequence genome harbors these coding sequences:
- the bmp1a gene encoding bone morphogenetic protein 1a, translated as MDLSARCLFLLSCLGVILAIDLDAIDPGYYVEPTATSETIDYKDPCKAAAFLGDIALDEEDLRLFKVDRIIDLAARTVQVVNRTNTGSNHQSRQGAHRRKRAATSRPERIWPEGVIPYVISGNFSGSQRAIFRQAMRHWEKHTCVTFIEKTTEESYIVFTYRPCGCCSYVGRRGGGPQAISIGKNCDKFGIVVHELGHVIGFWHEHTRPDRDDHVSIIRDNIQPGQEYNFLKMEPGEVDSLGEVYDFDSIMHYARNTFSRGIFLDTILPRYDVNGVRPPIGQRTRLSKGDIAQARKLYKCSRCGDSLQDSSGNFSSPGFPNGYSAYMHCIWRISVTPGEKIILNFTSMDLYRSHLCWYDHVEIRDGYWRKAPLKGRFCGDKLPEPIISTDSRLWIEFRSSSNWVGKGFSAVYEAICGGEVKKDNGQIQSPNYPDDYRPNKVCVWKISVAQGFHVGLTFQSFEIERHDSCAYDYLEVRDGISESSPLLGRFCGYDKPDDIKTSSNHLWMKFVSDGSVNKAGFAANFFKEMDECSKPDNGRCEQRCVNTLGSYKCACDPGYELAADKRSCEAACGGFITKLNGSITSPGWPREYPPNKNCIWQLVAPTQYRITLLFDVFETEGNDVCKYDYVEVRSGLSADSKLHGKFCGAEKPEAITSQYNNMRIEFKSDNTVSKKGFKAQFFSDKDECSKENGGCQHECVNTFGSYSCQCRSGFVLHENKHDCKEAGCDHTVNSVSGIITSPNWPDKYPSKKACTWALTTTPGHRIKIAFNEIDMETHLECAYDHIEIYDGRDGKAPTLGRFCGTKKPPPIMSSGNKLFIRFFSDNSVQKKGFEASHTAECGGQLKAEVKTKDLFSHAQFGDNNYPGASDCEWVISAEKGYGVELIFQTFEIEEEADCGYDYMELFDGPDTKSPRLGRYCGSGPPEEIYSAGDSIVIKFRSDDTINKKGFHVRYTSTKFQDTLHSRK; from the exons ATGGATCTCTCGGCGAGGTGTTTGTTTCTTCTATCATGTCTTGGCGTGATATTGGCGATCGATTTGGACGCGATCGATCCAGGCTACTATGTGGAGCCCACTGCCACATCAGAGACGATCGACTATAAGGATCCCTGTAAAGCTG CTGCCTTTTTGGGAGACATTGCTCTGGACGAGGAGGACCTGCGATTGTTTAAAGTGGATAGAATAATAGATCTGGCAGCGAGAACTGTCCAGGTTGTTAATCGCACAAACACAG GCTCAAACCATCAAAGCAGGCAAGGTGCACACCGCAGGAAAAGAGCTGCCACATCCAGACCAGAGCGCATTTGGCCTGAAGGTGTCATTCCTTATGTCATCAGTGGTAATTTTAGTG GCAGCCAGCGGGCTATATTCCGCCAAGCCATGCGGCACTGGGAGAAGCACACCTGTGTGACCTTTATAGAGAAGACGACCGAGGAGAGCTATATTGTCTTCACCTACCGACCATGTGG GTGCTGCTCCTATGTGGGTCGCCGCGGAGGGGGGCCCCAGGCCATATCCATAGGGAAAAACTGTGACAAGTTTGGCATTGTGGTGCATGAATTAGGTCACGTTATTGGGTTCTGGCACGAACACACGCGGCCTGATCGAGATGATCACGTCAGCATTATCAGGGACAACATCCAACCAG GACAGGAGTATAACTTCTTGAAGATGGAGCCGGGGGAGGTGGATTCTTTGGGAGAAGTCTACGACTTTGACAGTATCATGCACTACGCCAGAAATACATTCTCCAG AGGCATCTTCCTGGACACCATCCTGCCACGCTACGATGTGAATGGAGTGCGACCACCCATTGGCCAAAGAACCAGACTTAGCAAAGGGGATATTGCACAGGCACGCAAACTCTACAAATGCTCCA gATGTGGAGACAGTCTGCAGGACAGCAGCGGGAACTTCTCCTCTCCTGGATTCCCAAATGGATACTCGGCCTACATGCACTGCATCTGGAGAATATCAGTCACACCGGGGGAGAAG atcattTTGAACTTCACCTCCATGGATCTGTACAGGAGTCACTTGTGTTGGTATGACCATGTGGAGATCAGAGATGGATACTGGAGGAAGGCACCACTCAAAG GTCGTTTCTGTGGCGATAAGCTGCCCGAGCCAATCATCTCCACCGACAGCCGGTTGTGGATTGAGTTCCGCAGCAGCAGTAACTGGGTGGGAAAAGGTTTCTCTGCTGTTTATGAAG CCATCTGTGGTGGGGAGGTGAAGAAGGACAATGGCCAAATCCAGTCTCCCAACTACCCCGATGACTACAGGCCCAACAAAGTGTGCGTATGGAAGATCTCTGTAGCTCAGGGCTTCCATGTAGGCCTTACCTTCCAGTCTTTTGAG ATTGAGAGACatgacagctgtgcatatgactaTCTAGAAGTGCGTGATGGGATTTCAGAGAGCAGTCCTCTGCTGGGCCGCTTCTGCGGCTATGACAAGCCAGATGACATAAAAACGAGCTCAAACCATCTGTGGATGAAATTTGTCTCAGATGGCTCTGTCAACAAGGCCGGCTTTGCTGCAAACTTCTTCAAAG agaTGGATGAGTGCTCCAAGCCAGACAATGGTCGCTGTGAGCAACGCTGTGTCAACACACTAGGCAGCTACAAGTGTGCCTGTGACCCAGGCTATGAGCTGGCTGCTGACAAGCGCAGCTGTGAGG CTGCTTGTGGAGGTTTCATCACCAAGCTGAACGGTTCAATAACCAGTCCAGGTTGGCCCCGAGAGTACCCCCCAAACAAGAACTGCATCTGGCAGCTGGTTGCCCCCACGCAGTACCGTATCACTCTGCTCTTTGACGTCTTCGAGACTGAGGGCAATGAT GTTTGTAAGTATGACTACGTGGAGGtacgcagcgggctgtcggctgaCTCAAAGCTACACGGGAAGTTCTGTGGGGCAGAGAAACCGGAAGCTATCACTTCTCAGTACAACAACATGCGCATCGAGTTCAAATCCGACAACACGGTGTCCAAGAAGGGCTTTAAAGCGCAGTTCTTCTCAG ATAAGGATGAGTGCTCCAAGGAGAACGGCGGCTGTCAGCACGAGTGCGTCAACACCTTTGGGAGCTACAGCTGTCAGTGTAGGAGTGGTTTTGTGCTGCATGAGAACAAACACGACTGCAAAGAAG CTGGTTGTGATCACACTGTGAATAGTGTGAGCGGTATTATTACCAGCCCCAACTGGCCAGACAAATACCCCAGCAAAAAGGCATGCACCTGGGCACTCACCACCACTCCAGGTCACCGCATCAAAATC GCCTTCAATGAGATCGACATGGAGACCCACCTGGAGTGTGCCTATGACCACATTGAGATTTATGACGGGCGAGATGGAAAAGCGCCGACGCTGGGTCGTTTCTGTGGCACCAAGAAGCCTCCACCCATCATGTCCAGCGGCAACAAGTTGTTTATTCGCTTTTTCTCTGATAATTCTGTGCAGAAAAAAGGCTTTGAGGCTTCCCATACTGCAG AGTGTGGAGGTCAACTAAAGGCTGAAGTCAAAACCAAGGACCTGTTCTCCCATGCCCAGTTTGGAGACAATAACTACCCCGGAGCCTCTGACTGTGAGTGGGTGATTTCGGCGGAGAAAGGCTATGGCGTGGAGCTCATTTTCCAGACCTTTGAGATTGAAGAGGAGGCAGACTGCGGTTATGATTACATGGAGCTCTTCGACGGACCCGATACCAAGTCTCCAAGGCTGGGACGTTACTGTGGCTCGGGG CCTCCAGAGGAGATCTACTCGGCCGGTGACTCCATTGTGATCAAGTTCCGCTCTGATGATACAATCAACAAAAAAGGATTTCATGTCCGCTACACCAGCACCAAGTTCCAGGACACACTGCACTCACGCAAGTGA